A window of Pieris rapae chromosome 22, ilPieRapa1.1, whole genome shotgun sequence genomic DNA:
aacacCAATATATTGAAGCTCCTATCAATGTTGAACGAATTTTGCAAACGAAAATGTCGACTATGACAGCACCAGAAAACTTTACgcttaaattaactttataagttttttattaaatcatgaTATTATATCCTGAAACATACTAGCTTATTGtgattgataaaatattttttagattttatgtattattaggtATCCGTAGGGAATCATCTGTCAAAGCAAGTTtgacaattaaatttcaaatttaggtTAAAAAGGGCTATATATtgttgaagaaataaaaaaaaaatcacatataattactttattggTAAAAAATAACCACAGTTAAagctaaaaataggaaaaaattgaagattcatttatattattgagaTCATAAGAAGGTTTTTAGAGTCGCATTGTCTATGCAAACACTATTGCTGTAGAATCTGTAATGGCGAGCTAAGTCATTtgtcaaatcaattaaatacaaGGCGAAAGCTTAAGActtcaataaaagaaataacaaaattaatctgCCATTAAAAATAAGCTCTGTCTTTTCAGTTATTGTACGTAGTCCTTTTCGCGAATTGTTTATCTACATAACTTAACATGCTGTTGACGTATTGCGACTAACGCACAAAACTAAGATCTTTTGTATAGACACTATCATACTTCAATAGATTTgagaaatatgatttttatggTAAATGCAACCTTCTTAtgggtaaaaaaaattatgaaatatccATAGGGTACAATTCAGATACTAGACTTAGTGCTTAGGAATTACGCTAGGGAGGAAAGGGATCAATCGACGCGCGCGTTCTTATTGACTTTCTattcgttttaataaataaatcttttatttgcaAAGTGGTACACAATcagtcatataaaaaataggcatgcaaatgtaaATGTCATATGAATTATATACATAGACCTGTCTtttgaaattacatttaaatggaATACCGTATGTCGAAAATAACATCACTGTACGCACTAAGTCTCGACATTGAAGCATACCCTTTAAcagaatattaaactaaaaattaaaaaatgacacTAATTTTCCAACTAAAAACGCCATACAATTGTCCACAACTACTTTTGACAGCGACTTGACGGCTTTTAGTGACATACTttgcagcgccatctagttTTGAAATAACTAACTATTATCATCCAGTCTCAAGCCACACTAGTCTTGACTGCTGCAATTAACTTCATACATAACAAAACTATTTGGTACAAAAGAATGTTACGGCGCGTTACATGCCCCCCCCCCCTAATGTAACGCGTGACGTAACAGTTAAACGCTCCCTTAGCTtagtactataaaaaaaacgttcgATACGCATAACGCAATTTATAGCTAGCATGGTACAAATACAGCCTATTTTAGAACTTGCAAATTCATTTTCCAACTTTACCTCGTTCTGTATCACTTTTGTTTGTTAGTTATCCATAGTGGTAGACAATTGTTCTGGCATTAGTGATTcatttacaacaaaatatacttttagattttaataaatattacgtaGACATCAATTTTCTTACAACTATTTGTGCTACGGTGCtaaatttgtaaacattaataaacagAGACTACTCAAGAAAAtcttaatctaataaaattaagaaaaatccTCCCCTAGATATGCgtaaatatctcaaaaactaCTCAACCGATTTTGATAAACTAAATCCGTGTTCTAATTCGTATCCCAAGTTACAATATCAACTTGAagcgcgttagaagttatacttctttggcgtaacaaagGTAAGtcgtttcaaaattttaatttttttagtaggtataatattttaaattttaagaaaaaattaccaaaaataaaatgttgacaatagttaacttcagggtgtcggtttttgaCGGtatgcgcgcgcatcgtaaatatttacagtCATCATACCCAAACGCGccaaaataagtataacttcaaaattttacatacaaattttaaattacgtacgcattatttttcatactaaaACCGCTTGCCCCAGCGATTAGTCGTAAAAAAAAGGTAATGCTATTGTTACTAGTACcaagtaaatttacatatgtaaatatatatatcaaatcaaaGCATTTTTCGACAATCTAAACAttgttgttatgtatttaGTGTGTGTACTTAAAAGACGAATCTCTATACCGTAATAATCTATTACCACTCTTTGCACAgggtttatttttcattagctttttatgattatttgctaaaattacaaactaaagCTTTGTGGTTATTGATAtctattttagaaaattaaaataaagtcaacgattattactaatattactCACACAAGAAAATGgaatcattacaaaaaatcgtaatattgaTACGACTATATTCCCTGGGCCAAGCAAAATCGCATACAGGACAAACCAAAACTTGGAACTCGGTTTCAAATGAGTAGTTAtgtaattttctttcaatttgagaaacaaatgaatatttcttgAATTTGATGTTTTTCCTAACGGGGTAAAAATGTTCACAAATAAAACACCTATTacaatgaatatattaaatagtctTTCACGTGGTATAATCTCGGTCAAGACACAAAATAATTCATGGCGggatatttctttttgaggaactaaaaaattaaaatattttactaaagacATCCACCAAACGCCTggtttttgtttatagaaaCCGGGTGTACGATATAAGAAATCagacaattttattacaatcagAAGTCTTgcggtaatatattttaatcgcTTTATACGTGACGAAACCATACGATGTCATTAACCTAAGGTTATTGACCTTTGGAATATGCCCTTCAATGACCCCTACGAACGAAAACCCCGAAAATTTGAACATTTCATACTTTACTCAAATGTAAGCATTATTTAATACCTAATCTTAGcaagcttttaaatttaaatggctGTTACTGTACTTCTCATAAGCGGTCCAAATCTTGGCGGGGTTTTCTTGAAGCGGGGAAATCTTAACTAAATATCACATCTAAGGATTAATGTTAACAGTCCTACTGTAGTATAAAAACGCGAAGTTTTCCGAGCGGTTTTGGTAACATTAAAATGGCCGAAAACCGTCactttaatatagaaaaataccaGCATTTGCCAACAATTTGTCAATatcagtatatattatatcaaacgCTGTATGATTTGATTTTTGCTTTAAGCTAAACTGGCAGCAAATGCTtgtatacattacatacaaaacGATATTCCTACAGATtattaaaaccaatattttatGGTTCACTATTTTTATCCTATACCCAAGTTGTCTATGGGGAATTAAATGCTAACAACATTAGAATATTACAGTAACTCATCTGTACcacatttcattaataatccAAAAAAAAATGGCGTCGCTCCAAAATATCTCCTGATTAACTTTTCATTAatactgattaaatttttcaaaaagcACTGAGTAACGAAATCAACCAATTCGAACTGTCAAAATATGACAATTGACTTTTATGTGCCACAAAAttctaatactaaataatattgtatcgGAGATGGATTCATTTTGGCTTTGGTTTCTCCTCAAAGCGACTGTAGATAACTTCGCAATCTGGCCTGAGATTTCTGAAATTCTCAACCCCAGAATCCGTGACCATGGTTCCGGAAAAGTCCAGTCTCCTCAAATGCGGCGCCGCACTGATCAAATGCAACAGGCTGCGGTCCGAAATATTCCTATACCCGGTTACGGATAAAACGCGAAGATTGGATCTATCCGGCCGATTATTATTCCCGCCGTTGCCCATCAAAACCGGACCATTTGGCCCGAAATGTATGAAGTTCACGTTCTCCCCATCAGCGCGCCCGAATCGACGAATAGAGAAGTCTGTGACCAGCGAACTGGAGTCTATATGCAAGTCTAAATTCCCCTCACCCTCGACGGATTCACGAGGAAATCTGAAGGTATTAAACTGGGAGCCGACACTCACGTATAAGACGTGGTGGCGAGGTTCAAGAATGTATTGGAAATCCCGAAGCGGTTCTCCCCTGAACGGCGGCATGGGGTGAACGAAGCCTGGAAACGGGAGATTCTCCATATTGCGACCCGGGTCTGGAATTTCTGGGCTCGCGTTTTGGACGAGCATGTTCAAGTTGGGATTACGCGCCGAAACTGAGTTTCGAGGGAGGAAAATGTGTGCCTCAAATCTGTTGGGGTTGGGGTTCTCTGGACGATTATGCTCATTGTTGGCGTTTTCTTGGTTGATGTCAACCTGAATGTTTATGTGCTGGTTGTCGATGCTCTGCATTAGATGGCTTAGATTCGGGTTTCGGGCGCATACGGGGTTTAGCTCTTTCTTTGGCTTAGCTTTTTCCGGTTCCGCTTTAGGTTTAGGTTGAACCCCTGATGGGCCCGGTTGAGGATCATCGACCGCTGGTTTTGCTtcatctttttcttttttattatcttttgaaCCTTGTTCGTTTGTATcatgttttttgttatcttCCTTTTTATCAccttcttttttatcatcaTCTTTACTTTCCTTTGAAGGATTTTTGCAGTCATGGAGTTCGTGCGTCTCCAAATGAGCGGCAAACGCGCGAAGAATATCAGAAAACTTGCGACGTTTTTGTGGATTTTCTTGGTTTGCATTATCGTCTGGACGATTTTCTTCTTGGTTCGCTTCCTCATTTCTAGGAAGACGACGAACTGTGATCTCTGAATCGTCAGCGAAATTAACAGTTACAGAATTTTGGTTTCTCCTAAACCGGACATATCTAGCGTTATCATTTCTTTCGTCTTGACTCCCGCTTGGTTCGTCTTTGGGATCCtgctttttattttccttatctTTTTCGGGTTTCTTCTTCTGACAGTCACAGGCAGACATATCTGTTTCCGTAGATTTGTCCGTTTTTTCAACAGATTTGTGTTCAGGGCAAACGCAGTATAAAGGCTGTTGAGGTTCTTCATTTGGTCCGATAACAATGACGTTATTTGCTGATGGCGCGGGATTAGGATTATCTTCTTGATTTTCATTCTGCCTTTGCATGCGTATTCTTTCAATATGAACGTGTATGGTGGCGTCACGTTTTGTTCTTTTCGGATCACTCGGTCCGTCCTGGCCATCGTCATCATCATTGTCATCCTTTTTCTCTTCCTCTGGCTCTTTCGGTAATGACTTTCTCTTTTCAACATCTTTCGCTCTTTTATTTGCTTCGGCATCAAAAGTGGGtctgaaatgaaataaaagtaaatatttgttttttaataaacatataatatgttataatatagaGATACCATACCCCAATGTAGGACCCTCCCTCGACGTGGATGGTTCAGGTTCAACATTCTCTTGGAAGGAAGAATCTTCCTCATCAGTCTCAATGGGTTCTGGGATCGATTTCTTTTGGTAATAGTCTGGTtcctaaaaacaaaatttgcaAAATCTTAAACTAATAGAAACTATACTAAAAGTCAACTTGAAATTACTTCAAGCTGTTTTTATAGGAAGTAAACAGGCAGAAGGCACCCTGATGGTGATACCTTCCCATTATCTGGCTAGTAAGAGCGTTGCCaggcttttaagaattggtttcTTGTAGGACTTGGTATAAATTTGCACGTAAATATAACGTACGTTCAAATATACTATTACGGCCtctcaataataatttctacattatattcacaaaaatatcatatattgaCTGATTTATCTATCTCTATGCAAACaactagtttttattttattttaatccatCTGCAATTAGCCATGGCAATTAGGGAACgcaaattcaatatattttttattccctCCATAAGACTTTTCAGTCGATACACAGTGTCCGTCATTACTGAGAGGCCTGAAGCCGTGTTGCTGAAGTGTCGTCTGCATAGATTGCAATCACAACATCGTCTGTAACTGGTATGCCGGCTGTAAAGATTGTATAAAGAAATGGACCCAGCACTGACCCCTGGGGCACTCCTGCTTCTATTTGGCAGACTGATGAAAGATTATCCTCACATTTGACCCGGAAATAACTGGTAAGACTACCTTGGTcagatcagccttctgtgcctgacatacacACACTTTTGGACATACCACGTGCCTTACCGGTTTACTCACGAAGTTTTCCACTCGACCATTACtctatatatctaaataactTTGTCCCATACTCCATTAGGGGTGGATAACCCAAAAAATTCTAACCTGCAACTCCCAATTATCCAGCAGCTTATGGGGGACATATTCATCATCTGAGTAGTGAGCATGGCGGATCTTCTTGGGGAAATGGGCAGCACTAAGCCACAACTCTTCCAGGTACGGCAGCCAGCCAAGGGCAGCCACTTCAGAATCGCCGACCGGAGATCCTCTAAGGTCCAAAACCTGgtggatttttataaacagatttatataaaaaaattatcatgttattatatatagcggACCTGTAATGGAATCGGCGTATTCTATGGGAGGAACaaaaagtagatttttttaaatagaatttatttaattaatcaaagtacgttatctatctatctatgcACTTTTGCTACATATAGGTAGTTCGTTGATccctttactaaaaaaacattcggacgggaatcaataaaatctttgaaggCGGTTTGTCCCATCAGAGTTGTAGTTTTTTATCTTGTAAGAAgttatccaaattaaaaaaaaatggtaatcTGTATTCctgtttttgaaaaaaaaacaaatctactagtaaataactgtaaaaaattcaatatggTATCCCAAACCAAAGAGAAGATATCAAAGTGCacattaaaacacaaatttcatacgtaataacaatacaacatatctaatataaaagattgaatatcgatcttcaattaactctctagACATTCAATTAAatctctatttattttatttatttatttatttaattataagtaatctaacagctacttaaaacatattattatacaaaataaaaatacaatacacaaagccaaaacagattacacagatcaaataaaaaacagaaaacaagcattaaaagacaaagttacatttaaaagaaaaacaaaagaataaaattaaaaactgcaaaattaaaaaaaaagcaacaaattatactaagaatttattaatatctactacttaaaaaaaatctctgttTTAACTACTTCACTGCATatccaaattaataaaaaataaggtggGTACCTTCAAAGTGCGAAAACCATATCTGGACGTGAGCGACGCATACGCCACGAACTCCGTCAACTTGTAACACTCGCGAGCGATCAGGTGGGTGAGCGTTGGGTGTTTGGACAACGGGAGAAGAGATGACGGTTCCAACCACTCGCATTCTGAGAGGTCCAAATGctggaaaaaaaatcttattaaccCACATGACCCTGGCTGTCAACCATGACATTTAGCATTCGCACGAAAGAAGGAAACCCACGAAGgagacccaaaaagtctacatgtgtcaggcacaggagggtgatcacctacttgcctattaaatttacaaatcatgaaacagatactgaAATATATCTGGCCCAGAAGGTTCATCTCATGTTACGTATCAAAACCGCTCAATGCCTGaggggcttgcgagtgcgttgacgGCGCTTTAACAATACGATTCTTCGGAAAATACCATAGTCCAGTTGGTTCAGAAAATTTCAGCTGGCAGCTGATTACACATGGTACAAACAAAAACGCTCAGTGGATTCTTTGCCTGACCCACAGAAGACTTTCTTTCTTACCACAACCAAATTCTGGCACATCAAATCTTTTGTCCAAAGCTCAAACTCACCTCGAGTACGGGCAAACACTTGCATATTTTGGTCAAAAATGATCGGTCAATTATCAGGTTGAAGAACTTCGTCCCACGTAGAGACAGCTTCTTCAGAGTTTTGGGGAATTGGCTCAAATTTATctgaaatgttaatttattataaaaaatacatacgatATCCTTACAATACTTAGGgcttgtttcacaatgtccggataagttccaaataagctatttgttacttatttgtaggataaacagtatttttgcgtttcacgactgtcagatagcgctatttgtcatgaaatgccaagtatcttattcggaactttcatttttcgaataatttatgtgttgcatagctaattggcactttatccatacattgtgaaacaggccctaagccaaataaaatatatattaaatacataagataCAATAATGTCGATACTGACAGTCGGAAGACTGACAGCACGATGCGCTCTTGAAAAAAAAGTGTCAGAGACAACATTCTGTAGGCGCAACGACTACAACAGATCCCCTTTTCAACAGATTGTGACCCTTGGCATCCTTGACAACCTTGGTCTTCGCCGTCGCACATATCCTctgcatttaaatttttgttctaAAACTGATGCTTATTTTTCTAGTTTTTTGGAGGCTCTCCTGGTGTCAAGTCATACCGTCCTTAGACACGGCAGAGGGCTCGAAAGTCCattgtcttttaagaattggtacgccctttgaaggaccctaagtggaattggttcagaaatacttcagtgggcagctagttttaaaaatatttatagtagaaTTCTGACGGCTATCATTTTtctgacatgtcagagatggcATTTGTTTATGGTGGAAAACGTTTTTAGTACACAGTGGCAACACAATTAAATGttagaattctacggaattaaaaaaaacagagtaTTAATACTTACAACATTGCAATTAACATTGCAGTACTCCAGCGAGAGTATGGTAATATTGCACTGGTGCCTCAGTTGCCTCATTATTTGTGGGGTCAACGTGAATTGAGGGCCCACGCAGCTCTGGGGCCCCGAACGGCCCATAGCACTATCGTCACTCCAAGCTGGATAGTCGCGCGGTCTAATTGATAacaatttctaattaataattgatagatataatttgtgtaaattaacttctaaaaagttgtattttttattatattttagacatcattttatgctttaatttttttatcaaatatcattttattaagtttaaaaggggttaaacacattttttataggcttagtaaaattttaatattaaaaggcagtgatgccagctaaagaaaaaaataaagcaattaaagttaattcaatatattattgtgatattatataaacttaatattcaCTTgagaaagtaaatattaagtttaccctttttgtaggtaaaacaaacaaaatatcattttattttattgcccTCAATTGGGTCAAATTTGTACCTCTTTCGGTGAACttttttagtagcaacacttataaaatgtcagaattctacgtaattaaaaatcagaatataaatcaaatactgTACGACAATTATTCATGTCTTGTACATCTCACTTGATGCCCATAATGTCGTTATCGATGAagtgataatatatttaaaattaaaccgaTTGAAGTTTAGtgatattaattgtttaaatcaatcaatcagtgtcactacaacctctttaggtcttgccctcagatttctgaatctgtttcatgatcactttttaaatctaataggcaagtaggtcatCAGTATAACAAAATACTTACCGTGGCAAACAGACCACTCGCTGATTGACATAATAACGGGAATGATGTCTGCGAACATCGTAAGGCATCTCACGTACCACTGATATGTTGTCCTCCGATATTGTGTTgcctgtaaaatattttttaattataaaaaaaattcactttttttaacggattgaagttatgtattattgtaaacttataattatttaaacataattttaaatttaaccgacgtatCGCGTGCTaaagcgtgcgtggtcacggtgactgaagacaaaggtgttaaatgtcaaaaagtatcacagctgtagaaaaagttgtattatctgtatttatttccccggagttggtatcgactttaaatgtgtaaaagttatgttaataaaagacaatactaaaaaaaacagttatgGTGCTACAAAGAAACCCCacattctttatatatttaactagcgacccgccccggcttcgcacgggtgcaatgctgatactacagaaaatacactacagaaaatctgtgaacgttgtatataaaaatgtgggttatccataagagatagatatataccatcacggacttttctgtagaccttttcaatgtgtacaatacttagtacattattttgataaaactcgtagggttcagcctgcgtttgcaatgtaagcggaaaaaatttaattatttacgacatcacattagaaacctcaaaaataacagaacttctccactatttaatggatgttattatacatataaaccttcctcttgaatcactctatctattaaaaaccgcatcaaaatccgttgtgtagtttcaaagatttaagcatacaaagtgacatagggacagagaaagcgactttgttttatactatgtagtgattatttAGACTTGAAGAACAACTTACCACTTGTACACGGCACTTCCTTTTTCTTCTCATCAGCAGCCTGCCCACTTAACCCCTCTTCAGCATCCGCCCGAGTTGTGTTAACGAGGCCAAGGCATCTGAAatcattatttgtttatttatttattaaagattaatttacaaaaactataATCCTACTAATATCATAAACGCTAAAGTTCGTAAGTATGGATAGATGTTTAGTATtactttacataaaaacataatggATTTTAATGAAACCTTACAATAATGTAGCTTCTACAAAGGTACAcagttacaatttataaagataatgtGTAAATTATCAACATTAATCAAGTAAGTAAGATAGGTATTCTGGAGTGCGCTTCTAAAACTGCTACTTACACATATGTAATGTATgatggaattttttttatagaacagggggcaaagtGCAGgacgctcacctgatgttaaatgataccgccgcccatggacactctcgatgccagagcgagtgcgagtgcgttgccggcctttttagttttatcttaaatagtCTTACAATAGCCCGCCACGGTATATATATGTCAGagattatgttataaaagaacacgatgtcatttgttttattagaatgGCAACACCATGCAATATCATAGACATCTTACAGGTTGTAAAATGTCAATGTGTCAAAGTCAATTAgtcctatttattttttttgttatacagtattttttttctttcatattaattcaatcaaccactctaccagactcagactaacacacctatatagtctgtctcactctaacgcgGACCGGCTGCACCGGCCGCGTTTACGCTGTCaccgatctcgtcagagatgtgaatacgcagtatgcgttctgtcccgctctaTCGCGTATTTGCCGCACCTATATTACGATATATTGGTCATCCCATACGTAATATAGGTGCGGCAAATACGGCAAACacggtttttattttcgttacggaatttcttgatacGGTCGCTGCGCTTAAAATTCTCGATTAAACAAATGCAATAGATAAATTATGAAGGCATTTTctagtaaatttttatgtttaaaaaaacaaaagttatttGCTAAATAATCAgcttctatttatttacaaaatcataGATAGCTCTCTATTATATATAGCATTTtggttttaagaattgttaattGTTATAGTGTCTAATCACATATTACACTCACCCGGAACATTCCCTAGCATGGCCACTGATCAACAATTCCTGTGTGTCCTCATGCAGCATGTGAGCCAGGTACCACTCCAGCCTAGCAGTGCTGAAGACCTCATTACGAGCATCCACACGCTTCCACAGTGAACGCTCTTGCACCAAGATTCCAAGTCGTGGACATGTACTGAGAAAAGTGTTTATTCTAAAAGTAGTAGttgtttttgagtttatgTGTTATACCTAcacacatattaaattattataatttgttaaaatattaattggaatgcatcatttaaattacgttactttaaaactgtatttatgtgggtataaataagtaaagttATATGATATCAATTGAAACCATACTATcattaattttagaaataaaataaaatcacaaaatcggtattgaaatcaaaagttcagtcattattttattttttggcatTGGTAGGCAACTGGCTGGCGGTAGATGACTGGTAAGGAGGTAACTATTTCATGAATCAATGTTGTCACATGCCAAGTAAGTGGTGTTTTATGCATAATTTATACTTACTATCCAAGAGCTTTTAAATCACGTGGCGAGCAGAGTCGTAGGATGTAGAGTAGAACATCATCCGATAAATCAAGAAGACTGATCTGCCTGAAGGGTGACAtatctgtaataatttttgtatgataagatttatttttatattataagtaggtaagcaaacaatttgtttttcaaaatataatcattttcattaaataatttaatcatgtAAACATGTATGATGTAT
This region includes:
- the LOC111000776 gene encoding uncharacterized protein LOC111000776; its protein translation is METMQVDSDMQPDKDDSGCIQDDMSPFRQISLLDLSDDVLLYILRLCSPRDLKALGYTCPRLGILVQERSLWKRVDARNEVFSTARLEWYLAHMLHEDTQELLISGHARECSGCLGLVNTTRADAEEGLSGQAADEKKKEVPCTSGNTISEDNISVVREMPYDVRRHHSRYYVNQRVVCLPRPRDYPAWSDDSAMGRSGPQSCVGPQFTLTPQIMRQLRHQCNITILSLEYCNVNCNVINLSQFPKTLKKLSLRGTKFFNLIIDRSFLTKICKCLPVLEHLDLSECEWLEPSSLLPLSKHPTLTHLIARECYKLTEFVAYASLTSRYGFRTLKVLDLRGSPVGDSEVAALGWLPYLEELWLSAAHFPKKIRHAHYSDDEYVPHKLLDNWELQEPDYYQKKSIPEPIETDEEDSSFQENVEPEPSTSREGPTLGPTFDAEANKRAKDVEKRKSLPKEPEEEKKDDNDDDDGQDGPSDPKRTKRDATIHVHIERIRMQRQNENQEDNPNPAPSANNVIVIGPNEEPQQPLYCVCPEHKSVEKTDKSTETDMSACDCQKKKPEKDKENKKQDPKDEPSGSQDERNDNARYVRFRRNQNSVTVNFADDSEITVRRLPRNEEANQEENRPDDNANQENPQKRRKFSDILRAFAAHLETHELHDCKNPSKESKDDDKKEGDKKEDNKKHDTNEQGSKDNKKEKDEAKPAVDDPQPGPSGVQPKPKAEPEKAKPKKELNPVCARNPNLSHLMQSIDNQHINIQVDINQENANNEHNRPENPNPNRFEAHIFLPRNSVSARNPNLNMLVQNASPEIPDPGRNMENLPFPGFVHPMPPFRGEPLRDFQYILEPRHHVLYVSVGSQFNTFRFPRESVEGEGNLDLHIDSSSLVTDFSIRRFGRADGENVNFIHFGPNGPVLMGNGGNNNRPDRSNLRVLSVTGYRNISDRSLLHLISAAPHLRRLDFSGTMVTDSGVENFRNLRPDCEVIYSRFEEKPKPK